taatgttccttttttatttatacccgTAAGTTCCTTAGAAGGACgacaactttttaataaaacttgcCGGACATCTCGATGAGATAAGGAAGGATTTTGTGCCCAAACTAAAGCAGCGATTCCCGCCACTAAAGGCGCAGAAAAAGACGTTCCGTGATAGGATCTGTACTGGTTTTCTAAATTGCTCAATTTTGttacttaaaagaaaaagtagaattGTCATTACTTTTATAAACAGATAAAATACTAGCCCCTGGGGCAAACATGTCAACATAATTGTTGCCATAATTACCGGAAGGATGCTTTGCTCCTGAACGTAAACTTGAAGAGACAGAAACAATGTTACTTAATTGGTAAGAAGACGGTGTATGAAATTGGTTGCTgacgagaaataaattagaaatggGGGACGTAACATAATCGTATAGTACGACTAATAACTTTACACGAGCATATTGATCTTCAAATTATCATTTCCAGCAGAGCATATCATAAGATGGCCTAAGTTATCAAGACGTCGTATAATTTCATGTTCAAGAGCAGACCACCTGACGGGAAAAAAACCACAACAAGTTTTTTTTGACTAAACTTTGATTGATCCAAAAAAAACGATCACTTAACCCATAACCTCCATAGCTATTAATGGAGATCTTTGCCCCCATTGTGACTGCATAATCTAAGGCAGCGACCTCGTGTGAAATAatacctttttcttctttaatgaACCTTAAACACATAATTTTGCACTCCCAACAAACCGCAGCTATTCCTTTTCGATTATTCGTGGAAGCTGCCACAACCCCAGCAACAGCTGTCCCGTGGTTGCTATCACTGGAAAACATGTCATTATCATTCTCCGTCCAATCCTAAACACAGTAGAGAAGGGATACTAAAGCAAAgcacaaaattttgtaaaattttcatttaataccCATCCATAACAATCGTCTATGTATCCGTTTTGATCATTATCAATTCCATCGTCACATATCTCATTGGGGTTTTTCCAAAGTTTTGATGCAATATCTGGGTGGAATAAGTCACAACCATCGTCAACGACTGCAATCACGGGATACGATTTTGAAGCTATCAAATcggatattataaaaaatgaaattttattaatacacaaAATGGAACTCACGGTGAAGCATGCTCCAACCGCGTTGTGCGTCGATTCCAAATTTATTGTTACTTAATAAATACCACTGGTTTGAAAACAATGGATCATTTGGAATTAAAACGCTTTCTtttggttttaaaaaattaaagaaatttccaGAAAAACTATTGCgtaaaatagataaattacGATATCCGTTTGCTTCCATTGTATTAACGTTCTTATTGGTTTTCGTTATATTGTGATTTACTTGTTTCGTTGTATTTGTATGGGTAGTAGTCGTTGttgtctttttatttatttcctctttgcttttttttacaaaagtagGTTCTAGTAAAGTGATGAACATAGACTCATTTAGAGTTTCAAACGTTTCATTGATATCTGTATtgtggaacatttttttttcataatcttTTACTGCATTGAAGACACACGGAATTGTATTGGTTAAATTGATCATTTCTTTTGCTGTCATAAAAGAGGGAACCTTGACAACTTCCATGTtgattgttttataatattttgactGCAGAGGAGGGAATGGTATTTGTTCActttttttatctattaaGCTGCGGAAATTCGTTACCGAATTGATATTGAAGGAGCGTATGTTTTTAATGACATTCATTGTGGAAACATATTCTTTATAAAGCTTTCGAATGCTCCATTCAAATTGACGAAAGGCTTCATCTCGAGACCGTTGATtccagaataatatttttttgttagagGTCACTGAATCTTCGTGTTCCACTTTTTTCAATCCATCGTTTTTGATTTGAGAACACTCTCCGTACTggtaaacaataataattttttccaaatcgTATGGTTCGTATTCTTTCGTtagttgaaaaagaaaaccatCGTGCTTTTTATTGGGATTACTTTTATGCAAAATAGACTGTTCATTATTTGTATGGTTATTCAAAAAGAACGTTTTATTGAAATGAGTAATTTGACAAAAACATAAACGGAAATAGAAGGTTattccgaaaataaaaaatttcatatgaTGCCGTTTACAGAATTCGACTTCAAGggttttttaaaagtattcagtatttaaaaaagtagaaggaaaaaaaaaattaacgatcTATCCAAACTTTAAACTAGGGTAAAAGTATAGCGcttaacaaagaaaacaatgaatctatataaaatagtgataaataaaaattttaaacaaaaatttactgatataaaaataactcaTAAAGTCATGGGTGAATTGTGCTATTAATAAAGCTCCTTgctctaaaaaatattttgtatattttgatatGTTCCTTCACTCGAACACCCACACGTGTTTTTTGCTATTCCTTgacatacaattttaaacaattgtaatgagattagaaaaatgtcatttttgATACATTATTAATTGGCAAATGTTCGTTTAACTTAATTTATACGACAATAATTTGTTGTACACATTCatgttaacaaatttttatttaacaaccTTAAATGAAATCATTGTTTAGCTAAAATTCGGATGTACTAGAATATGTTCAAAATTACTTAGCAGTAGCATAATAATTGAACAGTAATgcggaaaaaataatatactattCAGATggtataaattaaacaaaactatTATGAAGTAAGGTTTATTAACAACGAAGAAAGTTAATGTCACTTAATTTCCACTTTAATTAAAGAGTTTTTAAGAAAGGCGTGCAgcgaaattttttattttaattgattactTTTAAGGAATTAAATCATGTCATGGTTTTTCTACAAACATTAAGCTatgtttgattttaatttcaatacttactgtttgattaaaaatgctatgttttaaaaaaaaaactccagGAATACAAAATGTCGccctttaaaaaattatttgtatgcttttgtaatgttttattGAGAATTAACTCCCATCGAGAAGccataatattcttttattgtaTAGATAGCACATCCTTATTTCGGATTCGATGAAAGACCTTCTGGGTGGTTTATTTGTGTAAGTTTCACACTGGTTTAATTCACTCCTTtggttttattataattatgtacatGTTGAAAGAACGATGGGTATTTAAAccctgaaattattttcacagcAGATCCACATTTAACAACAATTAAATTAGGAGGGCGTCAGATTCTTATACAAAAAGCGTTAACagtgaaaatttatgtaaaaaacgCTAAACAGTTTTCGCACCTTCCTGACTCATTCCACGCAACGTCTCTAAAACGTTTCCATAACGATTTCGCAGACACAAGTGTTGCATATTCCGATTCCTTACCAAGAACacatatttctattcaaaattactcaattcattttatttccgctgaaatactattttttgCATCGTATAACGctataattcatattaaacCAAAATTTGAAGAGTTCAGAGATAATGCCGTGTCGTTACACGGTTCAAACTCACTCTACcgtaattttgaaagtggaGCCATGGTGCCATCATCATCTTCCAACATGCAATACTTTGACGTGAACAATCAGGATAAAACGAAATGGTCAAATCAAGAAAACGACAATATCAGCGGTAGAGTCTAAGACTACTCGACTAATCATTTGTTTGTTACCttaataaatgtagaaaatggTATCGAAATGCATTGTGATTTTAAAGATGAtcaatgtaaaaatgtttatgcatCGTATGTTGACACGGAAAGTGTCATAACACAACAAATACCTACATTCGTTCAAAATGcgtttgttgaaaataatgcTATTAAAGAAAGGATTCGTTATAacatttcctttgaaaaaagaaattgtgcTTATGCTCCAATCCGCTTCAGAAACTGTTACGAAACTTATATACCTATTACAGTTACTCCATGTTACACACCTCAATTATATATaccgtttcaaaaattacaatctaTCATTTATAGTGACAAAAAACGGGATCGCTCGAATCACCACTCttaatttttctcgtttcgtgtgtttgttaaaacaattttttagaatatttattattgttaattattttcttttaactaaAATATAGACCTTAAgtagtaaaaaatgaaaatgttattcgaaaaattaactcttgaattttacgaaaaaagcATTTGATATCATGtctgttaaaaagaaaacatcttTATTCATACCTAACTAGAATTACACTAAACCATTACAACACAAGGGATCTTTTGAGAGCTCATCAGTAAACTTTACAGCGTATCCAAGAGGGAATATTGTTTGAAACGGAGCTTTTTGTCGTTGCCTAAGCAATGCGCCAGTACgatgaattaaaatgtaaactgTTATAGCACGAGTCAGGTTTTCATAGCGCATCCTTGGGCGTTATGCCATATTGTTGAAGGGAAGACGCTATAAAACTGAAAGTTTCGTAGTTGCTCAAACGATGCATCAGAAGAATCCCGTTTCACTTAACTTTAAAGCTAGTCCCAAGCTATGGATTTTCATTGgcatcaaagaaaaaaaactagtACTTGGAGTGTGAAAAGGGCTGCATGTTAAGCTATGTTGACAGTAGCAATGAactaatgaaaaaaagaagtataaaAAAGCGCATCAATAAATCCGGCGCGATGCTAGAAAGTAATACCACAGATAACAAAGCACTAGAACATTCTGTTCAATGAACGATATCGCGTcgttttttgttgtttttaataaaaaaattacaccaaCCGTTATAGAAACgttttttattactaaaattttgaatgaaatatgtttaaaagaaaaaatggatTACCAGttagtttaaaatatttactggtGTAACGGCCAGACAACACGATTCAAATTCAGGTTATCTCTGCGAATATGATGATCAAACCATGCTAAGGGAGAAGAAAGAGACTGGATTTCCTGTATAGGGGTTCTATCAAATTCCCGTAGAATCTTTAGTATAAGTGTCATGtataaaaaacgaattttttaaaattggtgtgaagaaaattaatccaAAGTACCTCAAAAGCTTGGTCTAATAAATTAGACGCGTCATAACGATTTTctggaacaacttttttacGGAAAGCATCATCACCGTACATAATAACAATGGACGGAACATCCTACAGTATACTATTCTTAAATGAAATGTCACCGCGTTACTCTCATTACATCAATATCACAGTGATAAGCTGCTCTAGGACAAGAATCGACatttatttcagcaaataaatGAGGGATTTGGCTTCCATTGGAATTTAACACAGTTTGATGTTTTTGTTGTTGGTATTCACGAACTCGTTTTTGAAAGCAAGGTTGCAAAACTTTACTCCAGTTACAATAAgttgaaataaagaagaaaatacacAGATATTTCATAGAATAGACTAAGGATTCATAGTGAGTAAAGTCTTCAattacctaaaaaaaaaatctttcgtaataatataatagagcttataaaaataatgaaagataaacaCATGTATTAATTGAGACAAAACTGTTTTAAGGAATAAATTAGACTAACATGAAGCGATGAGGTAGTCACATCAACTAATGCACGGGGTTGTTGTGTTGGATAAAACGAACCATAAGGGTTAAAACGCTGTGGTGCAGAAGAGATACACCGTAAGGGTGCaacattgttaaaaattgtgcTTAGGCGTAGTAAattgttttgagaaaaacgacGAAACGGTGATTTCAAAAAGTTCATTGTCATATGAAAGAGTAAAAATCACTTCAAAATGTTTTACTAAACAACAAAGTAAAGGAAATTGTCAAAAATGCGTATAAAAATTACTCGATGTAACAAAAAAGCTTCATGCTATGaagatgtaaacaaatttttttaataataataataatagtagaaAGGAATTTAAGAGGTAACAAAAGATTAAATGTGGAACTGTATGTagtaaaaagaagaagaatttaacGTTATAGTTTATGTTGGTtccataaaaatgattgatgTTTGATTCAATCCGTCATTTCtcgaaatgtaatattattgtattaaaaaaaaaaagctacaAAAAGAAGAGTTGAATACAGTCTagattcaaaataataacaataaagattttttctcttttagtaaattgtaaaaacaaGTATGTAAAACAATGTTTACATAGAAATGTCCTCAAATTTTGTCTGTTGACAACTGCATGTTAACTCTCGTTAGCAAAGcttcagatatttaaataacttgacttggaaaaaaatgaaaagaaaaacgtgttaaaaaacgcaattcaataaatcTTCAATGATTTGCAATTCACAACGGATTTATAGAACAATGAactaattgttttttcttttaattgatgcattttttttaattcaagacAATGCAAAAAGCTTCATTTAATGTAAggttgtaataaatttttttcattgtttaaaacatatatttttttagaaaaaaagaaaatattcggacaaaggaaattcgaatgataaaacaaataaatacgcGAGAAATACAACGACTATTTTAACCGTGGAACCATGCAAAGACgttctaaattttattgattttgttaATGAAGATAAATGGTATATTcaatgtgaaaaatatttgtttgatgAAAAGacacaaatagaaaaaaaattttcaaatcaatGGGAAGCGTTAGCGTATTTAAAAGAGGAAGCAAAGCAGCGTTATGCAAACTTATGTTCTTATTTGGAACGATTACAAAGAAAGGTAAATAAGGATAAAAAATGGTTTGAAAGTATTGTGGAGCAAGGAACTATTCGTGATAAAATCTCGACTCgagttttattaatacaagaaTCTCCTATGATTTCCTTACATCATTTACAATGGTTGATTGATCAAATAGGTCAACTAAACCGTTCAGGTTCATCTTCCGCTTTGGATGCCTTAAAAGATTTAATGATTCATGATTTATTACCAAAAGATAGAAAACTTTACTCGTGGTCAGAAAATCCCTTATATATGACattgcaaaaacaaaaattggacCAAGTGACTGTAGAGAAAAAAGGAttatatcaaaaattaaaaaaaaaattacccaATGAGTCAAAAAATCATGTATTCGTTACCTTCACACAAGTTgacttattaaaattatggtTTGAGGatcaattgaaatatttgtattctttattcgtCTTGGTAAAGTGTTTTTTTTGGGttattttttccttagtgCTAAAAAATTTTGGTTTCTAGGCTTTAGAACAGACTTGTAGAGACACACATAGTTTTCTTCGTCAAagatctttaaaaattgtttcagaaCTCTTAGTGTGTTCTCCAGAGCAAGAAAAGGCTCTTATGGTTTTCCTAATTCACCAATTGACGAACCCCAAAACGAAGGCAGATGGtacaagtattattttttttttaaatgaggTCTTGAAAGCTCATCCCGTGATGACTCCTGTGGTTATACGTTACATTTTGAAAGCTTTCTCTGAGTTACTAgtacaaaatgtttttttccaaaaagatGCCgtcaaattttacaattccattcgttttcttattaatctttcttcgttcgtgtaagtgtgtaaaatttatatacgtGATGAACCTAGTTGTTTGTTGATGAAGAAAGTGTTACTAAAATTTTAAAGTTGTAACTAATGATAATTTTCGGGATTTTGTTTAAACCAGTAGgaaagataaagaaatatgCCAAGCTATTTGTGATCATTTGATGAAAAtgctaacattttttttaaaccattttaaaaatgctttaaataaaGATGATAAACGTAAAAgattatctaaaaaaataaaacgtcggAAAAAACGGGAACgcaaaaatggcaaaaaaaaaattcttcccGATAAACCGTCTGATTTAGATGTTTTACCTAATTATCGTTTATTAAGAAGTATTTTAGACggtttaaattgttttattccaTATGTATCGgaaagttttttatttcaatattccttTGAccaaaaagtttttaaaacattACTTGATCATATCACAACACATACAGGCAAAgtctctttatttcttttttggacCCATTTCAATAATGCGTTAAGGTagcttaataaaaaatgttatttcatgtagtgttaatattttttaattcagtcAAGACTGTCAATTTTTATGGGTAACGCTTTACCAATATTTATCAACGTTTCAATTGATACAAGCGTCTAATAGTACAGCactcttaaaattatttcaatcatGTGATTTCGTAAAAGATCAACATACAACTTTACTGCTCTCTTATTATCGGCGTTTACTTCAGGTAATTAATTCGCTGAATGTCAACTTGGgagtggtttttttttttgatattatttgtaaaacttGGTggatttgtaaaaaattcttttcagaTGAGTTTGCACGTTCCTTGTGGATTCAATCAACTTGAGCTTTTAAAGAATGTCTGtgattttttatcaaataactTTGTTTGGTCTTCGTCAGTGTTGTTCTACACAGACGAAGAAATTCTACAAGAAAATGATGATTCGTATCATGTAGGCTACAGGAAAATAGAGCAAATGGAATGAACTGGTGTGTTTTTGCCAGGATGCACCACTGGCTGATTTAAAACAGCCTTGTATTGAAACGGAACAATGCTCTAATAGCTCCTCAAAAGTGGGTGGATATAATCCCTTACAAAAAAACCCTTTTACATGTGGCTGTCAAGAGACACATTTATGGGAAATGAATCTACTTCAATGTAGTGTTCATCCGACAGTTTCAAAACATGTTAAAGAATTGTACTCATTTTTAAGAGAATGGCGTCAGAGTAAAAAATCCTGGTCTCAAATAAAAGCAAAACCTCttagtatttttaacaaatacgtCAAAAGTCAAGTCTCTAAAAAAGGATctgatgtaaaaaaaaaagagaaaaacgcAGTGAGTTTATTTTCGGCCTcttgtattttacatttactaGCCTATTGCTCGCCACAAAAAGAGGATTCAGTACGcagtttcagtttttttttttttttttttaagaaaacgcTTATACATTATGTAGACAAATCAAGCGACTCCAATAAATTCCTCTTCTTTTTGGCTTTCTAAAAAAGAAGTGGAACCCCATGAGGAATTTATGCATCAATATTTCACAGTACACGTTCAACATTTATGACGCAACCTTTTATTGTATCGTATTTTAGGAT
The Hylaeus volcanicus isolate JK05 unplaced genomic scaffold, UHH_iyHylVolc1.0_haploid 12221, whole genome shotgun sequence DNA segment above includes these coding regions:
- the LOC128883171 gene encoding uncharacterized protein LOC128883171, producing MSPFKKLFIAHPYFGFDERPSGWFICNDGYLNPEIIFTADPHLTTIKLGGRQILIQKALTVKIYVKNAKQFSHLPDSFHATSLKRFHNDFADTSVAYSDSLPRTHISIQNYSIHFISAEILFFASYNAIIHIKPKFEEFRDNAVSLHGSNSLYRNFESGAMVPSSSSNMQYFDVNNQDKTKWSNQENDNISENGIEMHCDFKDDQCKNVYASYVDTESVITQQIPTFVQNAFVENNAIKERIRYNISFEKRNCAYAPIRFRNCYETYIPITVTPCYTPQLYIPFQKLQSIIYSDKKRDRSNHHS
- the LOC128883518 gene encoding CCAAT/enhancer-binding protein zeta-like isoform X1, coding for MQKASFNKKRKYSDKGNSNDKTNKYARNTTTILTVEPCKDVLNFIDFVNEDKWYIQCEKYLFDEKTQIEKKFSNQWEALAYLKEEAKQRYANLCSYLERLQRKVNKDKKWFESIVEQGTIRDKISTRVLLIQESPMISLHHLQWLIDQIGQLNRSGSSSALDALKDLMIHDLLPKDRKLYSWSENPLYMTLQKQKLDQVTVEKKGLYQKLKKKLPNESKNHVFVTFTQVDLLKLWFEDQLKYLYSLFVLALEQTCRDTHSFLRQRSLKIVSELLVCSPEQEKALMVFLIHQLTNPKTKADGTSIIFFLNEVLKAHPVMTPVVIRYILKAFSELLVQNVFFQKDAVKFYNSIRFLINLSSFVRKDKEICQAICDHLMKMLTFFLNHFKNALNKDDKRKRLSKKIKRRKKRERKNGKKKILPDKPSDLDVLPNYRLLRSILDGLNCFIPYVSESFLFQYSFDQKVFKTLLDHITTHTGKVSLFLFWTHFNNALSQDCQFLWVTLYQYLSTFQLIQASNSTALLKLFQSCDFVKDQHTTLLLSYYRRLLQMSLHVPCGFNQLELLKNVCDFLSNNFVWSSSVLFYTDEEILQENDDSYHDAPLADLKQPCIETEQCSNSSSKVGGYNPLQKNPFTCGCQETHLWEMNLLQCSVHPTVSKHVKELYSFLREWRQSKKSWSQIKAKPLSIFNKYVKSQVSKKGSDVKKKEKNAVSLFSASCILHLLAYCSPQKEDSTNQATPINSSSFWLSKKEVEPHEEFMHQYFTDPFVIFQQSQRRKRVACDKENSPSHSDDDMEDVLPEELPEDFLTGASEDEMDLLEDDGSDLYDADNDNGLSDEETNEDMASMNFSPIRTKSKKKFPGEHKKHALFADANTFSVE
- the LOC128883173 gene encoding uncharacterized protein LOC128883173, coding for MTMNFLKSPFRRFSQNNLLRLSTIFNNVAPLRCISSAPQRFNPYGSFYPTQQPRALVDVTTSSLHVIEDFTHYESLVYSMKYLCIFFFISTYCNWSKVLQPCFQKRVREYQQQKHQTVLNSNGSQIPHLFAEINVDSCPRAAYHCDIDDVPSIVIMYGDDAFRKKVVPENRYDASNLLDQAFEILREFDRTPIQEIQSLSSPLAWFDHHIRRDNLNLNRVVWPLHQ
- the LOC128883518 gene encoding CCAAT/enhancer-binding protein zeta-like isoform X2; amino-acid sequence: MQKASFNKKRKYSDKGNSNDKTNKYARNTTTILTVEPCKDVLNFIDFVNEDKWYIQCEKYLFDEKTQIEKKFSNQWEALAYLKEEAKQRYANLCSYLERLQRKVNKDKKWFESIVEQGTIRDKISTRVLLIQESPMISLHHLQWLIDQIGQLNRSGSSSALDALKDLMIHDLLPKDRKLYSWSENPLYMTLQKQKLDQVTVEKKGLYQKLKKKLPNESKNHVFVTFTQVDLLKLWFEDQLKYLYSLFVLALEQTCRDTHSFLRQRSLKIVSELLVCSPEQEKALMVFLIHQLTNPKTKADGTSIIFFLNEVLKAHPVMTPVVIRYILKAFSELLVQNVFFQKDAVKFYNSIRFLINLSSFVKDKEICQAICDHLMKMLTFFLNHFKNALNKDDKRKRLSKKIKRRKKRERKNGKKKILPDKPSDLDVLPNYRLLRSILDGLNCFIPYVSESFLFQYSFDQKVFKTLLDHITTHTGKVSLFLFWTHFNNALSQDCQFLWVTLYQYLSTFQLIQASNSTALLKLFQSCDFVKDQHTTLLLSYYRRLLQMSLHVPCGFNQLELLKNVCDFLSNNFVWSSSVLFYTDEEILQENDDSYHDAPLADLKQPCIETEQCSNSSSKVGGYNPLQKNPFTCGCQETHLWEMNLLQCSVHPTVSKHVKELYSFLREWRQSKKSWSQIKAKPLSIFNKYVKSQVSKKGSDVKKKEKNAVSLFSASCILHLLAYCSPQKEDSTNQATPINSSSFWLSKKEVEPHEEFMHQYFTDPFVIFQQSQRRKRVACDKENSPSHSDDDMEDVLPEELPEDFLTGASEDEMDLLEDDGSDLYDADNDNGLSDEETNEDMASMNFSPIRTKSKKKFPGEHKKHALFADANTFSVE
- the LOC128883518 gene encoding CCAAT/enhancer-binding protein zeta-like isoform X3, translated to MKINEKKFSNQWEALAYLKEEAKQRYANLCSYLERLQRKVNKDKKWFESIVEQGTIRDKISTRVLLIQESPMISLHHLQWLIDQIGQLNRSGSSSALDALKDLMIHDLLPKDRKLYSWSENPLYMTLQKQKLDQVTVEKKGLYQKLKKKLPNESKNHVFVTFTQVDLLKLWFEDQLKYLYSLFVLALEQTCRDTHSFLRQRSLKIVSELLVCSPEQEKALMVFLIHQLTNPKTKADGTSIIFFLNEVLKAHPVMTPVVIRYILKAFSELLVQNVFFQKDAVKFYNSIRFLINLSSFVRKDKEICQAICDHLMKMLTFFLNHFKNALNKDDKRKRLSKKIKRRKKRERKNGKKKILPDKPSDLDVLPNYRLLRSILDGLNCFIPYVSESFLFQYSFDQKVFKTLLDHITTHTGKVSLFLFWTHFNNALSQDCQFLWVTLYQYLSTFQLIQASNSTALLKLFQSCDFVKDQHTTLLLSYYRRLLQMSLHVPCGFNQLELLKNVCDFLSNNFVWSSSVLFYTDEEILQENDDSYHDAPLADLKQPCIETEQCSNSSSKVGGYNPLQKNPFTCGCQETHLWEMNLLQCSVHPTVSKHVKELYSFLREWRQSKKSWSQIKAKPLSIFNKYVKSQVSKKGSDVKKKEKNAVSLFSASCILHLLAYCSPQKEDSTNQATPINSSSFWLSKKEVEPHEEFMHQYFTDPFVIFQQSQRRKRVACDKENSPSHSDDDMEDVLPEELPEDFLTGASEDEMDLLEDDGSDLYDADNDNGLSDEETNEDMASMNFSPIRTKSKKKFPGEHKKHALFADANTFSVE
- the LOC128883254 gene encoding uncharacterized protein LOC128883254, encoding MKFFIFGITFYFRLCFCQITHFNKTFFLNNHTNNEQSILHKSNPNKKHDGFLFQLTKEYEPYDLEKIIIVYQYGECSQIKNDGLKKVEHEDSVTSNKKILFWNQRSRDEAFRQFEWSIRKLYKEYVSTMNVIKNIRSFNINSVTNFRSLIDKKSEQIPFPPLQSKYYKTINMEVVKVPSFMTAKEMINLTNTIPCVFNAVKDYEKKMFHNTDINETFETLNESMFITLLEPTFVKKSKEEINKKTTTTTTHTNTTKQVNHNITKTNKNVNTMEANGYRNLSILRNSFSGNFFNFLKPKESVLIPNDPLFSNQWYLLSNNKFGIDAQRGWSMLHPSKSYPVIAVVDDGCDLFHPDIASKLWKNPNEICDDGIDNDQNGYIDDCYGWDWTENDNDMFSSDSNHGTAVAGVVAASTNNRKGIAAVCWECKIMCLRFIKEEKGIISHEVAALDYAVTMGAKISINSYGGYGWSALEHEIIRRLDNLGHLMICSAGNDNLKINMLVNQFHTPSSYQLSNIVSVSSSLRSGAKHPSGNYGNNYVDMFAPGASILSVYKKNQYRSYHGTSFSAPLVAGIAALVWAQNPSLSHRDVRQVLLKSCRPSKELTGLCKCNGVISLSRALENVATFKTQTMTYNGRKSLRSLRFNPFQQATPVTNFLQPFSTQTNKTNEKTMFQPNLTEAHATLKRLEEDASYHLTHGIHKFVKSLVRWVPITPLTAFLLVN